One genomic window of Pseudopipra pipra isolate bDixPip1 chromosome 17, bDixPip1.hap1, whole genome shotgun sequence includes the following:
- the LOC135423760 gene encoding uncharacterized protein LOC135423760: protein MDSDLLNLPIGVKIPVKPGTKPVFCRGKVGEKLHQPFPYFTLDDPYNHHLTIDYNCLHDPHLRDYHKRKDVLELLMRRGFVTSDNKVVCTLKEFNQYRDYLTRHKLFSETMSMRKEECIQPPPAKSKHGTQLPGATNASRPGRRWMQTHKPYCPPPPKRRETTRKLRQSKTVKAALDEDQTYATADLGQEDATLPGSVSTGADSQGKPDIPADGQVKAVSEQLTAAEAQKLKELVETVVLRVFGKLKVPQDKRVNFLKNAAQGIRGTSSSMRAQPLETPPDHCQEMETVAQELVATVLEMLGDHLESQASDQGAAASLEEQPVDGGATQADKSEEAETATSHRACLEACLDKLTGLVVKNVRNLLKSMVASQFGRDSSGEHTEILELPKGQASNIQPEPSQTLSSKQGMEARRGFPRASERRRQEASKGTKLPPLQPKRRAEGTGYAKTLEPEVLATVKESLENEEDAATSGNTLDIRTMAKQIIQSAIQRICQCRPAPTPEEDFKGTTASQGGKESSAAEDTLPSVGRRISRQPVPPAGPKPPARAGARRRAVRPKPV, encoded by the exons ATGGATTCTGACCTGCTGAACCTCCCAATTGGGGTCAAGATCCCTGTGAAGCCCGGAACCAAGCCTGTCTTCTGCAGGGGAAAGGTGGGGGAAAAG CTTCACCAGCCATTTCCTTATTTCACCCTGGATGATCCCTACAACCACCACCTCACTATAGACTACAACTGCCTGCATGACCCCCACCTGCGGGACTACCATAAACGTAAGGATGTCCTGGAGTTGCTGATGAGACGGGGCTTTGTCACCAGTGATAACAAG GTGGTTTGCACTCTGAAGGAGTTCAATCAGTACAGGGACTATCTGACCAGGCATAAGCTGTTTTCAGAGACGATGTCGATGCGGAAAGAG GAATGTATTCAGCCACCCCCGGCCAAATCAAAGCATGGCACCCAGCTGCCGGGAGCCACCAACGCTTCCCGCCCGGGAAGGCGGTGGATGCAGACTCACAAACCTTATTGCCCACCTCCGCCCAAGAGAAGAGAAACCACACGGAAATTGCGACAATCCAAAACAGTGAAAGCAGCTTTGGATGAGGACCAAACCTACGCTACAGCTGATCTGGGCCAGGAAGATGCCACACTGCCTGGGAGTGTCAGCACTGGTGCTGACTCCCAGGGGAAGCCAGACATTCCTGCTGACGGGCAGGTCAAAGCTGTGTCTGAACAACtaactgcagcagaagctcAGAAGCTCAAAGAGCTGGTTGAGACTGTTGTGCTCAGAGTTTTTGGGAAGCTGAAGGTTCCTCAGGATAAGCGTGTCAACTTTTTAAAGAACGCTGCCCAGGGGATCAGAGGAACATCTTCCAGCATGAGAGCACAGCCTTTGGAGACACCTCCAGATCACTGTCAGGAAATGGAAACGGTGGCCCAAGAGCTTGTAGCGACTGTGTTGGAGATGTTGGGGGACCATCTGGAATCCCAAGCTTCTGAtcaaggagcagcagccagTCTGGAGGAGCAACCTGTTGATGGAGGAGCCACCCAAGCAGACAAATCCGAGGAAGCTGAAACAGCCACTTCACACAGAGCATGTTTAGAGGCTTGCCTTGACAAGCTCACGGGACTTGTTGTTAAAAATGTTCGCAACCTCTTGAAATCCATGGTAGCTTCTCAGTTTGGACGAGACTCTAGTGGTGAACACACTGAAATCCTGGAGCTTCCCAAGGGACAGGCCTCCAACATTcagccagagccatcccagacACTTTCCTCAAAGCAGGGCATGGAAGCAAGACGAGGATTCCCCAGAGCATCTGAACGGCGGAGGCAGGAAGCAAGCAAGGGAACAAAGTTGCCCCCCTTACAACCAAAGCGCCGTGCAGAAGGGACTGGCTATGCCAAAACCTTGGAGCCTGAGGTTCTTGCAACGGTGAAGGAGAGCTTGGAGAATGAAGAGGATGCAGCAACATCAGGCAACACTTTGGATATAAGGACCATGGCAAAACAGATAATTCAGTCTGCAATACAGCGGATTTGTCAATGTAGGCCTGCACCGACCCCTGAAGAGGATTTCAAAGGGACCACGGCATCccaaggaggaaaggagagcagtgctgctgaGGACACCCTCCCCTCTGTGGGCCGACGGATTTCCCGCCAGCCCGTCCCTCCGGCGGGGCCGAAGCCCCCTGCCCGTGCCGGAGCACGACGCAGAGCTGTGCGCCCAAAGCCCGTCTGA